The following are from one region of the Hymenobacter radiodurans genome:
- a CDS encoding TonB-dependent receptor — protein sequence MGNICSKKAFIALFFTVFTLTVGFAQNGILKGTIKDATTQEGVIGGTVRLAGTTLAEQTNVDGSFILSNVPAGTYTVIITSVSYKNREIPQVVVKAGETATVNSTLEEDTKQLGEVVVRGVRRTNTEVSVISEIREATQVVSGISSEQIVKTQDRDAAEVVRRIPGVTIVDNRFIQVRGLSERYNSVWLNDVTAPSSETDKKSFSFDIVPSALLDRVLVFKDPSPELPGDFAGGLVKVYLRKPVLNERLLTVNYSGGYRNGTTGNTFYTDKGSNTDWLGFGAWQRELPGGFPVLGSAYQQYERDFYAKQLDNTFPIFKTRAMPDVRFNASYLDQINIGGLEIGSISSLNYSNTFTNYSIDRNVYDASGERTDRLRDDQSTNNVRLGAVQNFSLMLENGDKLEFRNLFNQFGRNQLTTRDGYDNEGTQVRKSYAMGYQGRTTYTGQLAGTHSFNDEKTSLEWVGGYGYSSRNEPDLRRVAYSVQPAGNTESKTPTETVLTPAAGQVDVNNAGRLFQKLNEDIYTINVNGKHKLLLGEREVEIGAGTYLEYRDRNFEARAFGYSLNSTATDQTIRNQHIGNIFAPQNIASGGFRLDEDINSTYQYGASNELEAGYLSVNVPVTPKIKLLTGARFERNVQKIQTGLNGQPVNQNYTTNFLLPSANLSYNFSETSLVRTSYGRSLNRPEFRESAPFFYYDFDFNVLNYGSLYLSPESPLKVATIDNVDLRYEFYPSDGELIHVGAFYKNFRNPIENIVVATSNLAYSFANAPSAYAYGLELDIKKNLNFLDEAFSTNAFTNLTAVFNASLIKSEVKLGPDVVAWDRKRALQGQSPYVVNTGLYYQTTDNTWQLAALYNVFGPRILFAGSDQYPDVVEMPRHTVDLTLTKAISKNWSLNAGIQDVFNQRVNLLQDFNRDKKYEVDADPSLSSYRRGTYYTVGLRFNLDGKAPRTPLP from the coding sequence ATGGGAAACATCTGCTCAAAAAAGGCTTTTATAGCCCTGTTCTTCACCGTTTTTACCCTAACAGTAGGGTTTGCCCAAAACGGTATCCTTAAAGGCACCATAAAGGACGCCACAACCCAGGAAGGAGTTATCGGCGGAACAGTCCGGCTGGCAGGCACGACGCTAGCCGAGCAAACGAATGTAGACGGCAGCTTCATTCTCTCGAACGTGCCCGCTGGCACCTACACAGTCATTATTACTTCTGTTTCCTACAAAAACCGCGAAATACCGCAGGTGGTAGTGAAAGCGGGTGAAACAGCGACGGTAAACTCGACCTTAGAAGAGGACACCAAACAGCTCGGAGAAGTAGTTGTGCGGGGCGTGCGGCGCACCAATACAGAGGTATCCGTTATATCTGAAATCCGAGAGGCCACGCAGGTAGTAAGCGGCATATCCTCGGAGCAAATTGTAAAAACCCAAGACCGTGACGCCGCTGAGGTGGTGCGCCGAATTCCGGGCGTGACCATCGTAGATAATCGTTTTATTCAGGTACGAGGTCTGAGTGAGCGATATAACTCAGTTTGGCTGAATGATGTAACCGCCCCCAGCTCCGAAACGGACAAGAAATCATTTTCCTTCGACATTGTACCGAGTGCGTTGCTCGACCGGGTGCTAGTATTTAAAGACCCGTCGCCGGAGTTACCCGGTGATTTCGCGGGCGGCTTGGTGAAAGTATACTTGCGCAAGCCGGTACTTAATGAGCGTCTGCTGACGGTGAACTACTCCGGCGGCTACCGCAATGGCACCACTGGTAACACCTTTTATACCGACAAGGGCAGCAATACCGACTGGCTAGGCTTTGGTGCTTGGCAGCGAGAGCTACCGGGGGGCTTTCCGGTACTTGGTTCGGCCTACCAGCAGTACGAGCGTGATTTCTACGCGAAGCAACTGGACAACACCTTCCCGATCTTCAAAACCCGGGCGATGCCGGATGTGCGCTTCAACGCCTCCTACCTGGATCAGATTAATATAGGTGGCTTAGAAATCGGTAGCATTTCCTCGCTCAACTACTCTAATACGTTCACGAACTACAGCATCGACCGCAATGTGTATGATGCCAGCGGTGAACGCACGGACCGTTTGCGCGATGATCAATCGACCAATAACGTCCGCTTGGGAGCAGTGCAGAACTTCAGCCTCATGCTCGAGAATGGGGACAAGCTGGAGTTTCGCAACCTCTTCAATCAGTTTGGTCGCAACCAGCTCACTACCCGCGACGGCTACGATAACGAGGGCACGCAGGTACGCAAAAGCTACGCGATGGGCTATCAGGGCCGCACCACTTACACGGGCCAACTGGCAGGCACGCATAGCTTCAACGACGAAAAGACCAGCCTCGAATGGGTAGGTGGCTACGGTTACTCCAGCCGCAACGAGCCCGATTTGCGTCGGGTAGCTTACTCTGTCCAGCCGGCGGGAAACACAGAGTCAAAAACGCCCACCGAAACGGTGCTGACGCCGGCCGCTGGTCAGGTAGACGTGAACAATGCAGGTCGTCTGTTCCAGAAGCTGAACGAGGACATCTATACCATTAACGTCAACGGCAAGCACAAGCTACTGCTGGGTGAGCGGGAAGTGGAGATAGGCGCAGGTACGTATCTGGAATATCGCGACCGGAACTTTGAGGCGCGGGCTTTTGGCTATTCGCTCAACAGCACCGCCACCGATCAGACAATCCGCAACCAGCACATCGGTAACATATTTGCCCCCCAGAACATCGCATCAGGCGGTTTCCGTTTGGATGAAGACATCAACTCTACCTATCAGTACGGAGCCAGCAATGAGCTGGAGGCCGGCTACTTATCGGTGAATGTGCCGGTGACGCCAAAGATTAAGTTGCTGACCGGAGCACGGTTTGAACGCAACGTGCAGAAAATTCAGACTGGTTTGAATGGGCAACCAGTTAATCAGAACTACACCACCAATTTCCTGCTGCCTTCGGCCAATCTGAGCTATAATTTCTCAGAAACCAGCCTGGTGCGCACTTCTTACGGTCGTAGCCTGAACCGGCCGGAGTTTCGCGAGTCGGCACCGTTTTTCTACTACGATTTCGATTTCAACGTCCTCAACTACGGGTCGCTGTATTTGAGCCCAGAAAGCCCCCTGAAAGTTGCCACCATCGACAACGTGGACCTGCGCTATGAATTTTACCCTTCCGATGGGGAGCTGATTCACGTGGGGGCCTTTTATAAGAACTTCCGCAATCCGATTGAGAACATTGTAGTTGCTACGTCCAACCTAGCCTACTCCTTCGCTAATGCGCCAAGTGCTTATGCCTACGGCTTGGAACTAGACATCAAGAAGAACCTGAACTTCTTGGATGAGGCTTTCAGCACTAATGCCTTCACCAATCTGACGGCCGTATTCAATGCGTCGCTAATCAAAAGCGAAGTAAAACTAGGCCCCGACGTAGTTGCCTGGGACCGCAAACGGGCGTTGCAAGGCCAGTCGCCTTATGTAGTGAATACGGGTCTGTATTACCAAACCACGGATAATACCTGGCAGCTAGCCGCCCTCTATAACGTATTTGGCCCCCGCATCCTGTTTGCTGGCAGCGACCAGTACCCCGATGTTGTGGAGATGCCGCGCCACACCGTGGACCTCACGCTCACGAAAGCCATCTCCAAAAACTGGTCTCTTAACGCTGGTATTCAGGACGTGTTCAATCAGCGCGTGAACCTGCTCCAGGATTTCAACCGCGACAAGAAGTATGAGGTAGACGCCGATCCTTCCCTGAGCAGCTACCGCCGCGGCACTTACTATACCGTTGGCCTGCGCTTCAACCTCGATGGCAAAGCGCCCCGCACACCCCTCCCCTAG
- a CDS encoding VanZ family protein, which translates to MSTSAPPASPRRAYVALPGTWAAFILLLTLTPSKDMPVTPRWELLSFDTAAHAFVFAVLALLSFFSIRRQSRFPKLQSMAMPIVIMGSTLFGGLIEILQSSMNLGRHGEWSDLLSDSIGALLGGFFAHFAGRWMK; encoded by the coding sequence GTGTCTACTTCAGCGCCGCCTGCATCTCCGCGCCGGGCCTATGTGGCCTTACCGGGGACGTGGGCGGCGTTCATTTTACTTCTGACTCTCACTCCGAGCAAGGATATGCCGGTCACGCCACGTTGGGAGCTACTCTCTTTCGACACGGCTGCCCATGCTTTTGTATTTGCGGTGTTGGCGTTGCTCAGCTTTTTCTCCATCCGGCGGCAGAGTCGCTTTCCAAAGCTACAGTCTATGGCTATGCCCATAGTTATTATGGGAAGCACGCTCTTTGGCGGTCTGATTGAGATTCTGCAGTCCAGCATGAACCTTGGTCGGCACGGTGAATGGTCAGATTTGCTCAGCGACAGTATCGGGGCCCTACTGGGGGGCTTTTTCGCGCACTTTGCTGGCCGTTGGATGAAATAA
- a CDS encoding M28 family metallopeptidase — MERVRQTIRSLTGPDMQGRGYVRQGDQKAAHYLRQRFRQLKLQPLAPDFTQQFPLDVNTFPGALRLQAGGQNLRPGVDFIAEPTSGGGRISGPILILDTLIFTHETAGQRWLEQNLGGKIVVLRQRDADRLRTLPDAFTQHLNQAAARVTLISKLTASLAASQEPQPRLLVLADRWPKKAPQATIQVDAHLQRDYRSQNLVGYIPGRVQPDSFLVVTAHYDHLGRMGKQAYFPGANDNASGTAMLLELAAYYTQSANRPAYSVVFIAFGAEEAGLVGSRYFVEHPLVPLPHIKFLVNLDLLGTGDEGLTVVNGRLLPVAYQSLTRLNEKHHFISDIAARGRAANSDHFPFSERGVPAFFLYTRGGIKAYHDVEDRAETLPLSAFTGVFGLVSAFLNSLGATAE; from the coding sequence ATGGAACGTGTCCGCCAGACTATCCGCAGTCTTACGGGGCCGGATATGCAGGGTAGAGGGTACGTGCGGCAAGGAGATCAGAAAGCGGCCCACTACCTGCGCCAGCGTTTCCGGCAGCTCAAGCTTCAGCCATTAGCGCCTGATTTTACCCAACAATTCCCTCTTGATGTCAATACCTTTCCCGGAGCATTACGGCTTCAGGCTGGGGGGCAAAATCTACGCCCCGGTGTCGACTTTATTGCTGAGCCTACCTCCGGTGGAGGCCGCATTTCGGGGCCTATTCTGATTTTAGATACACTTATCTTCACCCATGAAACCGCCGGGCAACGTTGGTTGGAACAGAATCTGGGGGGCAAAATTGTAGTTCTGCGCCAGCGCGATGCAGACCGCCTGCGTACTCTCCCTGACGCTTTCACCCAACACCTAAACCAAGCCGCTGCCCGCGTGACATTGATTTCCAAGCTTACGGCCTCCCTGGCCGCATCACAGGAACCACAGCCTCGCCTGCTTGTTCTGGCTGACCGTTGGCCCAAAAAAGCCCCCCAGGCTACGATTCAGGTAGATGCTCACCTTCAGCGCGACTACCGTAGTCAAAACCTTGTGGGCTATATACCTGGGCGCGTCCAGCCCGACTCGTTTCTCGTTGTTACTGCTCACTACGACCATCTGGGGCGTATGGGTAAGCAGGCCTACTTTCCGGGTGCGAATGACAATGCTAGTGGTACAGCTATGCTGTTGGAACTAGCCGCATATTACACGCAATCGGCTAATCGGCCCGCATATTCCGTCGTATTTATTGCGTTTGGGGCAGAAGAAGCCGGACTTGTTGGCTCGCGCTACTTTGTAGAGCATCCTTTGGTGCCACTCCCGCATATCAAATTTCTGGTCAACCTGGACTTACTGGGCACTGGTGATGAGGGCCTAACTGTAGTGAATGGCCGTCTGCTGCCTGTTGCTTACCAATCATTAACGCGCCTCAACGAAAAGCATCATTTCATTTCGGACATTGCTGCCCGAGGCCGCGCAGCCAACTCCGATCATTTCCCTTTTTCAGAGCGTGGTGTACCTGCCTTCTTTCTGTACACCCGAGGCGGGATTAAAGCGTACCATGATGTGGAAGATCGTGCTGAGACGCTGCCCCTCTCTGCTTTTACTGGGGTTTTTGGTTTAGTAAGCGCGTTCTTGAATAGCCTGGGTGCTACTGCGGAATAA
- the gcvH gene encoding glycine cleavage system protein GcvH — translation MNLPENLKYTKEHEWVRIEGDVAYIGITDHAQKELGDIVYVDIDTLDKEVAQNEVFGTVEAVKTVSDLFSPISGTVLEVNSQLDGSPETVNSDPYGEGWIIKISVANPAEVEALLTSEAYGELVGA, via the coding sequence ATGAATCTTCCCGAAAATCTGAAGTACACCAAAGAGCACGAGTGGGTGCGTATAGAAGGCGACGTAGCCTATATCGGCATTACCGACCACGCCCAAAAAGAGCTTGGCGACATTGTGTACGTGGACATAGACACCCTTGATAAAGAGGTAGCGCAGAATGAAGTATTTGGAACAGTAGAGGCCGTAAAAACCGTTTCTGACCTGTTTAGCCCTATTTCGGGTACCGTACTGGAAGTAAACAGCCAGCTCGACGGCAGTCCCGAAACCGTTAATTCTGACCCTTACGGTGAAGGCTGGATTATCAAGATCTCCGTTGCTAACCCCGCCGAAGTAGAAGCGTTGCTGACATCTGAAGCATACGGCGAGCTTGTAGGCGCTTAA
- a CDS encoding YicC/YloC family endoribonuclease, whose amino-acid sequence MLQSMTGYGIARRETDHYSATVEIKSLNSKTLDLSLRLPRFLQDRELEIRNLVTKSLVRGKVNLNFDFARPTAVRSTSMVSRPALMAAFEELKAAAQDLGVHAGEETFLAALRFPGVILSASEMQAEPEEEVAWEELLPLVHEALEHLNQFRHNEGQALTIEIVSYVDRIRILLADIDRHDPTRIENVRQRLQAHLGELTKHEQFNAIRFEQEILHYIEKLDIAEEKVRLISHLHYFTETVYLPEHSGKKLAFIAQEMGREINTIGSKANDSTVQHLVVSMKEELEKIKEQINNIL is encoded by the coding sequence ATGCTTCAATCCATGACTGGTTACGGTATCGCGCGCCGCGAAACTGACCACTACTCGGCTACCGTTGAAATCAAATCGCTCAACTCTAAAACCCTGGACCTGAGCCTTCGTCTGCCGCGCTTTCTGCAGGACCGAGAATTAGAGATTCGCAATCTGGTGACCAAAAGTCTGGTGCGGGGAAAGGTGAATCTGAACTTTGACTTTGCGCGCCCTACCGCTGTGCGTAGCACTTCAATGGTTAGTCGACCGGCCTTGATGGCGGCATTTGAAGAGTTGAAAGCTGCGGCGCAGGACTTAGGCGTTCATGCTGGTGAGGAGACGTTTTTGGCCGCTTTGCGTTTCCCCGGAGTAATATTGTCGGCTAGTGAAATGCAGGCTGAGCCGGAAGAGGAAGTCGCTTGGGAAGAGTTATTGCCCTTAGTGCACGAGGCATTGGAGCATCTCAACCAGTTTCGCCACAATGAGGGACAAGCGCTGACTATCGAAATTGTTAGTTACGTCGATCGTATCCGTATCCTGCTCGCCGACATAGACCGGCACGATCCTACACGCATCGAAAACGTGCGTCAGCGCTTACAAGCGCATCTTGGTGAGCTAACCAAGCATGAGCAGTTCAATGCCATCCGCTTCGAGCAGGAGATACTCCATTATATAGAGAAGCTTGATATTGCCGAGGAGAAAGTCCGCCTCATTAGTCACTTACATTACTTTACTGAAACCGTCTACTTGCCCGAGCATAGCGGCAAAAAGTTGGCATTCATTGCCCAGGAAATGGGCCGCGAGATAAATACCATCGGCTCCAAAGCAAATGACTCAACCGTCCAGCATTTGGTGGTTAGTATGAAGGAAGAGCTTGAAAAGATTAAGGAACAGATCAACAATATTCTTTAA